The following proteins come from a genomic window of Gottfriedia acidiceleris:
- the argH gene encoding argininosuccinate lyase translates to MSKLWGGRFTKETNQLVEEFTASIEFDQIMAKEDIAGSIAHATMLGECGIIEINEAELIIEGLNNILKKVEKNEVQFSIENEDIHMNIESLLIEEIGPVGGKLHTGRSRNDQVATDMHLFLKNNTSSIIDLIEEVQNKIVMQAKKHVNTIMPGYTHLQRAQPVSFAHHLLAYFWMLERDKSRFKDSIKRVDISPLGAGALAGTTFPINRHRTAELLGFSDIYHNSLDAVSDRDFIVEFLSDSSLLMTHISRLSEEFVIWSSQEFQFIELDDAFCTGSSIMPQKKNPDVPELLRGKTGRVYGSLIGLLTVLKGLPLAYNKDMQEDKEGMFDTVYTVVGALQLLSGIIDTMKVNENRMYEAVKNDYSNATDLADYLVRKNIPFRQAHEIVGKTVLYAIENHKFLGELSLEEFKLINEVFEEDIYHTLNPKTVMEARISEGGTSTNEVWKQLMKAEECLSITTNIV, encoded by the coding sequence ATGTCAAAACTTTGGGGCGGACGTTTTACGAAGGAGACTAACCAATTAGTAGAAGAATTTACGGCATCAATTGAATTTGATCAAATAATGGCTAAAGAAGATATAGCTGGTAGTATCGCGCATGCAACCATGCTTGGAGAATGTGGCATAATTGAAATCAATGAAGCTGAACTAATAATAGAAGGTTTAAATAATATATTAAAAAAAGTTGAGAAAAATGAGGTTCAATTTAGTATTGAAAATGAAGATATTCATATGAATATCGAAAGCCTGTTAATTGAAGAAATTGGTCCTGTAGGAGGAAAACTACATACAGGTCGTAGTCGAAATGATCAAGTAGCAACGGATATGCACCTTTTTTTAAAAAATAATACGTCCTCCATTATTGATTTAATTGAAGAAGTTCAAAATAAAATCGTTATGCAAGCAAAAAAGCATGTAAATACAATTATGCCTGGGTATACGCACTTACAAAGAGCACAGCCTGTTTCATTTGCACATCATTTACTTGCGTATTTTTGGATGCTTGAGCGTGACAAGAGCCGTTTCAAAGATAGTATAAAACGAGTAGATATTTCACCATTAGGTGCAGGTGCATTAGCTGGAACTACATTTCCAATTAACCGTCATCGAACTGCTGAATTACTTGGTTTTAGTGACATTTATCATAATAGTTTAGATGCAGTAAGCGATCGTGATTTCATCGTAGAGTTCCTTTCTGATTCGTCATTACTTATGACACATATATCTAGACTATCAGAGGAATTTGTCATTTGGTCTAGCCAAGAATTTCAGTTTATCGAATTAGACGATGCTTTTTGTACCGGCTCTAGTATTATGCCGCAGAAAAAAAATCCAGATGTTCCAGAATTACTTCGAGGTAAAACAGGGAGAGTTTATGGCAGTTTAATCGGGTTATTAACTGTTTTAAAAGGACTACCTTTAGCATATAACAAAGACATGCAAGAAGATAAAGAAGGTATGTTCGATACTGTTTATACTGTAGTGGGAGCACTTCAATTACTTTCGGGGATTATCGATACAATGAAAGTAAACGAAAATCGTATGTATGAAGCTGTTAAAAATGATTATTCAAACGCTACTGACCTTGCAGATTACTTAGTTCGAAAAAATATCCCATTCCGCCAAGCTCATGAAATCGTTGGAAAAACGGTTCTATATGCAATAGAGAATCATAAGTTTCTTGGGGAATTAAGTCTTGAGGAATTTAAGTTGATTAATGAAGTGTTTGAAGAAGATATTTATCATACATTAAATCCAAAAACGGTTATGGAAGCAAGAATTAGTGAAGGTGGAACTTCTACAAATGAAGTTTGGAAACAACTAATGAAAGCGGAAGAGTGTTTAAGCATTACAACTAATATAGTATAA
- a CDS encoding metallophosphoesterase: protein MIYFFIFILLGFLLLVYMFIEAHLNIVRKHEFSFSNAPLEKPIRIMFISDIHRRKINSSIINRMSNQVDLVIIGGDLLEKGVPLKRVEQNIQKLCSLGKVYFVWGNNDIEIEKKDLLTIFNRWNVTVLKNSSVTINHLQREWTLIGVDDLKTGEVDLELAFQDVKPNTFKLLVSHNPRILKLLEMEHGVSLVLSGHTHGGQIRIFGYGPYEKGKTHVYEGITQLISNGYGTTTIPLRLNARPETHYIVIKNR, encoded by the coding sequence ATGATTTATTTTTTCATTTTTATATTACTAGGTTTTCTGTTGTTAGTTTATATGTTTATAGAGGCTCATTTAAATATAGTAAGAAAACATGAATTTTCTTTTTCAAATGCTCCTCTTGAAAAGCCAATTAGAATAATGTTTATTTCAGATATTCATAGACGAAAAATAAATTCTTCTATTATAAATAGGATGTCTAATCAAGTTGATCTTGTCATAATTGGCGGGGATTTACTAGAAAAAGGCGTGCCTCTTAAAAGGGTCGAGCAAAATATTCAAAAACTATGTAGTCTTGGAAAAGTCTACTTTGTTTGGGGAAATAATGATATCGAAATTGAAAAGAAGGATTTACTGACTATTTTTAATAGGTGGAATGTAACTGTTTTGAAAAATTCTTCAGTTACGATAAATCATTTGCAAAGAGAATGGACATTAATTGGGGTAGATGATTTGAAAACAGGAGAGGTTGATCTTGAACTTGCCTTTCAAGATGTTAAACCAAATACATTTAAGCTTTTAGTTAGTCATAATCCAAGAATTTTGAAGTTACTAGAGATGGAACATGGAGTATCACTTGTTTTAAGTGGTCATACTCATGGAGGCCAAATAAGGATTTTCGGATATGGTCCTTATGAAAAAGGTAAAACTCATGTGTATGAGGGGATAACTCAACTAATAAGTAATGGATATGGTACTACGACAATACCACTTAGATTAAATGCGAGACCTGAAACTCATTATATTGTTATTAAAAATAGATAA
- a CDS encoding argininosuccinate synthase: MGNEKIVLAYSGGLDTSVCIKWLQEKYNYDVIALCLDLGEGKDVEAVRQKALNLGAIKSYMINVKDLFANEYIVPALKANALYEGKYPLSSALSRPLIAKLLVDVAKQEGAVAVAHGCTGKGNDQVRFEVSVMALNPNLKVVAPVREWGMTRDEEIQYAHENGVPIPVDLDNPFSIDANIWGRACEAGVLENPWNEAPEEAFDWTNAIENTPDLPEYIEIEFSKGVPVSLNGQPIDLVQLIEQLNGIGGKHGVGRIDHIENRLVGIKSREVYENPAALILINAHKELEFLTLPREVTNFKVSIEQQFSKMLYDGLWYSPLMGALDAFVNTTQETVSGIVRVKLFKGTHTVVGRKSETSLYNEELATYSKGDLFDHNAAVGFIKLWGLPTKVYSEVTQKNTVLTK; this comes from the coding sequence ATGGGAAATGAAAAAATTGTTTTAGCATATTCAGGTGGCTTAGATACATCAGTTTGTATTAAATGGTTACAAGAGAAATATAACTACGATGTGATTGCACTTTGTCTTGATCTAGGTGAAGGAAAAGATGTTGAAGCTGTTCGTCAAAAGGCGTTAAATTTAGGAGCAATTAAGTCATATATGATCAATGTAAAGGACTTATTTGCAAATGAATATATTGTCCCCGCTCTAAAAGCAAATGCATTATATGAAGGTAAGTATCCACTATCATCTGCTCTATCAAGACCTTTAATCGCAAAACTATTAGTAGATGTAGCAAAGCAAGAAGGTGCAGTTGCAGTAGCACATGGTTGTACAGGAAAAGGAAATGATCAAGTTCGTTTCGAAGTTTCAGTAATGGCCTTGAATCCGAATCTAAAAGTAGTGGCGCCTGTTCGTGAATGGGGCATGACTCGTGATGAGGAAATACAGTACGCACATGAAAACGGTGTTCCAATTCCGGTCGATCTAGATAATCCATTTTCAATTGATGCAAATATATGGGGAAGAGCTTGTGAAGCAGGTGTATTAGAGAATCCATGGAATGAAGCACCAGAGGAAGCTTTTGATTGGACGAATGCAATTGAAAATACTCCAGATCTTCCTGAGTATATTGAAATTGAATTTTCAAAAGGTGTACCTGTTAGCCTGAACGGTCAGCCTATTGACTTAGTTCAACTAATTGAACAATTAAATGGTATTGGTGGAAAACATGGTGTTGGAAGAATAGACCATATTGAAAATAGATTAGTAGGCATAAAATCACGTGAAGTATATGAAAATCCAGCAGCGCTAATCTTAATCAATGCTCATAAAGAATTAGAGTTCCTTACATTGCCTCGTGAGGTGACAAATTTTAAAGTAAGTATTGAACAACAATTTTCTAAAATGCTTTACGATGGATTGTGGTATTCACCTTTAATGGGTGCTTTAGATGCTTTTGTCAATACAACACAAGAAACAGTAAGTGGTATTGTTCGTGTGAAATTATTTAAAGGCACTCATACAGTAGTAGGTAGAAAATCGGAAACTAGTCTATATAATGAAGAGCTTGCAACCTATTCAAAGGGTGATTTATTTGATCATAATGCAGCGGTAGGCTTTATTAAACTATGGGGATTACCAACAAAGGTATATAGCGAAGTTACACAGAAAAATACAGTTTTAACTAAATAA
- a CDS encoding PTS transporter subunit IIC, whose product MSTQEKSRVFRASEGIAHAVFVMIGIGSLLESIGKIFHFESLMTIGLSTKLLMAPAIGAGIAVLLGSSTLIIFSAMAAAIIGSGALLMVDTAMTIKMGEPVGALLSALVAILIGKAVQGKTKLDLMVVPLFAILISGLVGLYLSKWISPILIAVGNFIKGSTEGSPIIASIVLAVVWGILIVSPASSAALAIALNLDGIAGGAALAGCAAQFVGLAVISARENDPGSILGLLIITPKLQLPNVTRNIKILIPTIVASAVAGPISAFLFHIEAPKEIAGLGLCALVAPMNLLATYGSAVIIPMIVTYVLVPGIVSYIVYIFLKQAGIIKAGELKIL is encoded by the coding sequence ATGAGTACGCAAGAAAAAAGTAGGGTATTTAGAGCATCAGAAGGTATAGCACATGCTGTTTTTGTCATGATTGGTATCGGGTCTTTACTTGAAAGTATAGGGAAAATTTTTCATTTCGAATCTTTAATGACGATTGGATTATCAACTAAGTTATTAATGGCACCAGCTATTGGTGCAGGTATAGCTGTTTTATTAGGTTCAAGTACGTTAATCATTTTTTCAGCAATGGCCGCTGCAATAATCGGTTCCGGGGCATTATTAATGGTAGATACGGCAATGACCATTAAAATGGGGGAACCAGTAGGAGCGTTATTATCAGCTTTAGTTGCAATTCTGATTGGAAAAGCAGTTCAAGGTAAAACGAAACTAGATTTAATGGTTGTGCCTTTATTTGCCATCTTAATTTCAGGTTTAGTTGGATTATATTTATCAAAATGGATTTCTCCAATCTTAATAGCGGTTGGGAATTTTATTAAAGGTTCAACAGAAGGTTCTCCAATTATAGCTTCAATTGTATTAGCAGTCGTTTGGGGGATTTTAATTGTTTCGCCTGCTTCCTCTGCTGCATTAGCAATTGCTTTGAATTTAGATGGAATAGCCGGAGGAGCTGCATTAGCGGGATGTGCAGCACAATTTGTAGGTTTAGCTGTGATCTCTGCACGAGAGAATGATCCGGGTAGTATTCTTGGATTATTAATCATCACGCCAAAATTACAGCTACCAAATGTAACTAGGAATATTAAAATACTTATACCGACCATAGTTGCAAGTGCAGTGGCAGGACCGATATCAGCATTCTTATTTCATATTGAAGCACCAAAAGAAATCGCAGGTTTAGGGTTATGCGCATTAGTTGCCCCAATGAATTTATTAGCTACTTATGGAAGTGCAGTTATTATACCAATGATTGTTACATACGTATTAGTACCAGGGATCGTTTCGTATATCGTCTACATATTCTTAAAACAAGCGGGTATAATTAAAGCTGGTGAATTGAAAATATTATAA
- a CDS encoding S8 family serine peptidase: MGKYKIRKVLASATIGGVLLSTIVPYNVLAANNIQNTIQGTATSTSTSSLSNANHLTPEQATALNHFSTSSETKIDPNIAVNNSAPVRVIVEFKQAPAEIAVLQEKVAGNDISLKEAKQDVNDSHKLFKEFVEKMLPEKASVNTISTFGYTPSTEASSNSSNQSGVQITNEYKRVFNGVAMTLPGTLVEKLLESGLVNQIYKDEVVKVDQNGQEDTQQSALNQQNYPDTIEENSIPLPGIEDLHNEGINGKGIKVGVIDTGIDYNHPDLTDAYKGYRKVNNVDPASIDPKTVKGWDFVDNDADPMETTPDDWKKAGSPVVDGHEYVTYHGTHVSGTIAGQGKNNVRFPAKGVAPNVELYSYRVLGPYGSGSESAIVAGIEKSVTDGMNVVNLSLGAPINDPLAPESIAINNATIAGVTCVISAGNAGPGEGTLGAPGTAALAITVGASDFPMNIPTASATVGSEKFNNMKLLGRGFNDDLNSLVNKSYPVVYVGLGGVDDFKDANGQPINLTGKVALIQRGTYALADKVKNAKNAGAVAVLLYNNIDGEIDSYLAQETDFIPSFRLTKADGERLKTAASSASITFTSFGSMLTEGNHLAGFSSRGPVSDNYDIKPDIVAPGVSVYSSYPEYIHSPEPGIDYSTAYARISGTSMASPHVAGIAALILQAHPNYTPAEVKEALQNTADKLSDDYSVYEVGAGLVDVKEAVHSDVAIEVKNQTLNYDPGSAQNIQIDDKTGSLPYGTIYKKTSDTNEGVKTVTIKNKGSESKSFDISYEYSKAKTGVLDAASNNVEIKTSLQSVTVAGGASSDLTATIRIPTTATTGRYEGYVNIVNHDNPSETYRLPFAVHVVDRGIGNSTMATQAISQVSWIPANPFQGTPGLAYLKYRLNSPMKSVRIFIYDKDGKMLGVTDRREEVSNAGTKLLDRDIFAGFDTGDYYQYVGNPNDVITLPSTTPHGKLTEGQYYAQIRAVDLDGTTKYLSPLQLFVIDNTLPKLTIKDHAPGKVYELKDSDFTTETMGGNAFNAFWIHANLYDEGTSKLAPLGLTQSSNTLWYYFNQKFFPDGDFPIDNNGDTKFGIEKQDIEKGPATMILFPMDKAGNAHLLNEFYPYAFIKEGSPYVVPTYDKKRVSLNDTLTMTLDLNNVEKLMSGTYNANYYKDYLQFVDVKVNKKFQDYADTHGLKVTVDDPVIKPDPDYTNSKNIVKLGAHITGNEGFSGDIPFLDVTFKVVNDEFNILWDTLDGEKNTTTFSYTKQGETNETIIPSFNQINSYQIIPKHSYVTSYVRLPGVGSPFADNGISKFVTSAYAQGSDGKKYPGTVADDNFIDIHGIPLSKDPYDIVFEAPGYLKSIQKVQLGTKTSWGEDIGELKFVAGTQPTAVAGDVNGDGMIDVLDAKQVFDKMGQQDNVNYLIEDFNKDGIVDKKDMQSVASNIYKSNPDVTTKPKEVIKVDGKDMYATDFFNLAKVYSNVNTFKVSTKNANSATLNWLAVDPAGVWGGVKIQQQSSKDGITWPDDFTWTDAKLETPITVSSTSAKVTGLSDSTYYRFRLVVMGGLNGTLNGGKSNVIQMTTLLLTPTIDVIDDNDTTITGKANANVNIVVKNNNTVIGSGKTDASGNYSIQIKPQKADSVLTVSANNATGNESETASIVVLDRTAPDAPIINTVTKKDQKITGRTEANATVAIKFNNVVTEVKADQNGNFSLEIPHKSYGDYIGLVISVTAKDAAGNVSVATETVVLNK, encoded by the coding sequence ATGGGAAAGTACAAAATTAGAAAAGTACTTGCAAGTGCAACAATCGGTGGTGTCTTACTTTCTACAATTGTTCCTTATAATGTTTTGGCGGCAAACAATATCCAAAACACAATTCAAGGAACGGCTACAAGTACAAGTACAAGTAGTTTATCAAATGCAAATCATTTAACACCAGAGCAGGCAACAGCTCTTAACCATTTTAGTACAAGTAGTGAAACCAAAATTGATCCAAATATTGCTGTGAACAACTCTGCACCGGTTCGTGTGATTGTCGAATTTAAACAAGCTCCGGCAGAGATCGCTGTACTTCAAGAAAAAGTGGCAGGAAATGATATTTCATTAAAAGAAGCGAAACAAGATGTTAATGATAGCCATAAACTGTTTAAAGAGTTTGTTGAAAAAATGTTGCCAGAGAAAGCAAGCGTAAATACGATCAGTACATTTGGTTACACGCCAAGTACTGAAGCTTCATCTAATTCGTCGAATCAATCTGGAGTTCAGATTACGAATGAATATAAACGAGTGTTTAACGGTGTAGCGATGACACTTCCTGGAACGCTAGTGGAGAAATTATTAGAGTCTGGATTAGTCAACCAAATCTATAAGGATGAAGTGGTAAAGGTTGACCAAAACGGACAAGAAGATACACAGCAAAGTGCACTGAACCAACAAAATTACCCGGACACAATAGAAGAGAACTCGATTCCTCTTCCAGGAATTGAAGATTTGCATAATGAAGGCATTAATGGAAAAGGCATTAAAGTCGGTGTTATTGATACAGGTATTGATTATAATCATCCAGATTTAACGGATGCATATAAAGGATATCGTAAAGTAAATAATGTCGATCCAGCGAGTATTGATCCGAAAACCGTTAAAGGTTGGGACTTTGTTGATAATGATGCGGATCCAATGGAGACGACTCCTGACGATTGGAAAAAAGCTGGGTCTCCAGTTGTGGATGGTCACGAATATGTGACGTATCACGGTACACACGTGTCGGGAACGATTGCAGGGCAAGGAAAAAACAATGTTCGTTTTCCGGCTAAAGGTGTTGCTCCTAATGTTGAATTATATTCCTATCGTGTGTTAGGTCCATACGGAAGTGGATCTGAGAGTGCGATAGTTGCGGGAATTGAAAAGTCTGTAACGGATGGTATGAACGTTGTCAACTTATCTTTAGGTGCGCCAATTAATGATCCACTAGCACCAGAATCGATCGCCATTAATAATGCGACAATTGCTGGCGTAACTTGTGTCATTTCAGCAGGAAACGCAGGGCCAGGCGAAGGAACACTTGGTGCTCCAGGAACAGCCGCATTAGCTATTACAGTAGGAGCGAGCGACTTTCCAATGAATATCCCTACAGCATCAGCTACTGTTGGGTCTGAAAAGTTCAACAATATGAAGTTGTTAGGTAGAGGCTTCAATGATGATTTAAACTCACTAGTAAACAAATCATACCCAGTTGTCTATGTTGGTTTAGGTGGGGTCGATGATTTTAAAGATGCAAATGGTCAGCCAATTAATTTGACAGGAAAAGTTGCTTTAATTCAGCGTGGAACATATGCATTAGCGGATAAAGTTAAAAATGCAAAAAATGCTGGCGCAGTAGCTGTCCTTCTTTATAACAATATAGATGGGGAAATTGATTCATATTTAGCACAAGAAACAGATTTTATCCCGTCATTCCGCCTGACAAAAGCTGATGGAGAGCGTTTAAAGACTGCTGCAAGTTCAGCTTCCATTACGTTTACAAGCTTCGGTTCGATGTTAACAGAAGGAAATCATCTAGCAGGATTTAGCTCAAGAGGACCTGTTTCTGATAACTATGATATTAAACCTGATATTGTAGCACCTGGTGTATCTGTCTATTCTTCTTATCCAGAATACATTCATAGTCCAGAACCTGGAATCGATTATTCAACAGCATACGCTCGTATTTCTGGTACATCAATGGCATCACCACATGTAGCTGGAATTGCAGCACTTATTTTACAAGCGCACCCGAACTACACACCTGCTGAAGTGAAAGAGGCGTTACAGAATACAGCAGATAAATTATCAGATGACTATTCTGTCTACGAAGTAGGGGCTGGATTAGTCGATGTGAAAGAAGCTGTTCACTCAGATGTAGCGATTGAAGTGAAAAATCAAACGCTAAATTATGATCCAGGAAGTGCGCAGAATATTCAGATTGACGATAAAACAGGCTCGCTACCTTATGGGACAATTTATAAAAAAACAAGCGATACAAATGAAGGCGTTAAAACGGTTACGATTAAGAACAAAGGATCCGAATCGAAATCATTTGATATTAGTTATGAATACTCGAAAGCAAAAACAGGTGTACTTGATGCAGCATCCAATAATGTAGAGATCAAGACATCTTTACAATCAGTAACTGTTGCTGGTGGAGCATCTTCGGATTTGACAGCAACAATTCGTATTCCAACAACTGCTACAACGGGCAGATATGAAGGGTATGTGAATATTGTAAACCATGATAATCCTAGCGAGACTTATCGTTTACCATTCGCTGTTCATGTCGTTGATCGAGGTATTGGAAATAGCACAATGGCTACTCAAGCGATTAGCCAAGTGAGTTGGATTCCTGCAAATCCGTTTCAGGGTACACCAGGTTTAGCCTATTTGAAATACAGATTAAATAGCCCAATGAAGTCGGTTCGTATATTTATCTATGACAAAGATGGTAAAATGCTTGGAGTGACTGATCGAAGAGAAGAAGTATCAAACGCCGGAACAAAACTACTTGATAGAGATATATTTGCAGGGTTTGATACGGGAGACTATTATCAGTATGTGGGCAATCCGAATGATGTGATTACATTGCCTAGTACAACGCCTCACGGTAAATTAACAGAAGGTCAATATTATGCACAAATACGTGCGGTTGATTTAGACGGAACAACTAAATACCTTTCACCATTACAACTATTTGTCATTGATAACACGTTACCAAAACTGACAATTAAAGATCATGCTCCAGGTAAGGTATACGAGTTAAAAGATTCAGATTTTACAACGGAGACAATGGGTGGGAATGCATTTAATGCATTTTGGATTCATGCAAATTTATACGATGAAGGAACAAGTAAATTAGCACCACTTGGCTTAACACAATCATCTAACACTCTTTGGTATTATTTTAACCAAAAGTTTTTCCCAGATGGAGATTTCCCTATTGATAACAATGGAGATACGAAATTTGGAATCGAAAAACAAGATATTGAAAAAGGTCCAGCAACAATGATCTTATTCCCAATGGATAAAGCGGGTAACGCTCATCTGTTGAATGAATTTTATCCTTATGCGTTTATTAAGGAAGGTTCACCATATGTCGTTCCAACTTACGATAAAAAGAGAGTATCATTAAATGATACATTGACGATGACATTAGATTTGAATAATGTTGAGAAACTAATGTCAGGAACTTACAATGCTAATTACTATAAAGACTATCTTCAGTTTGTAGATGTAAAGGTTAATAAAAAGTTCCAGGATTATGCAGACACTCATGGTCTGAAAGTCACAGTAGACGATCCAGTTATTAAACCAGATCCAGATTATACGAACTCTAAAAATATAGTAAAATTAGGTGCGCACATTACTGGTAATGAAGGTTTTAGTGGAGATATTCCGTTTCTTGATGTAACGTTCAAAGTAGTAAATGATGAATTCAACATTCTTTGGGATACATTGGATGGTGAAAAAAATACAACGACATTTAGTTATACAAAGCAAGGAGAAACGAATGAAACAATCATTCCTTCTTTTAATCAAATAAACAGTTATCAAATTATTCCTAAGCATTCGTATGTAACATCATACGTACGTCTTCCAGGAGTGGGCTCACCATTTGCAGATAATGGTATTTCGAAATTTGTAACAAGTGCATACGCACAAGGCTCTGATGGGAAAAAATACCCAGGAACAGTTGCAGATGATAACTTTATCGATATTCATGGAATTCCACTTTCAAAGGATCCATATGATATTGTTTTTGAAGCTCCAGGCTATTTAAAGAGCATTCAAAAAGTCCAGTTAGGAACAAAGACTTCTTGGGGCGAAGATATTGGAGAGCTTAAATTCGTTGCAGGTACTCAACCTACGGCTGTAGCTGGAGATGTAAACGGCGATGGCATGATTGATGTGTTAGATGCGAAGCAAGTATTTGATAAAATGGGCCAACAAGATAATGTAAATTATTTAATTGAAGATTTTAACAAAGACGGAATTGTTGATAAAAAAGACATGCAGTCAGTTGCATCAAATATTTATAAATCAAATCCAGATGTGACGACGAAACCAAAAGAAGTGATCAAAGTTGATGGCAAGGATATGTATGCAACAGATTTCTTCAATTTAGCAAAAGTATACAGCAATGTAAACACGTTTAAAGTTTCAACGAAAAATGCTAACTCAGCTACACTTAATTGGTTAGCTGTAGATCCTGCTGGTGTATGGGGCGGAGTGAAAATTCAGCAACAATCAAGTAAGGATGGTATCACGTGGCCAGATGACTTCACTTGGACAGATGCAAAACTGGAAACACCGATTACAGTTAGCTCAACTAGTGCGAAAGTGACAGGATTAAGTGATAGTACTTACTACCGTTTTAGATTGGTTGTAATGGGTGGTTTGAATGGTACACTTAACGGTGGAAAATCAAACGTTATTCAGATGACAACATTACTTTTAACACCAACAATTGATGTAATTGATGATAATGATACAACGATTACTGGTAAAGCAAATGCGAATGTCAATATTGTTGTGAAAAACAATAATACTGTAATAGGTTCTGGAAAAACGGATGCAAGTGGAAACTATAGTATCCAAATTAAACCACAAAAAGCAGACAGTGTATTAACAGTAAGTGCAAATAATGCAACTGGAAACGAAAGTGAAACAGCATCGATTGTTGTATTAGATCGTACAGCACCAGATGCACCAATCATTAATACAGTTACGAAAAAAGACCAAAAAATTACAGGTAGAACCGAAGCAAATGCGACGGTTGCTATAAAATTCAACAATGTAGTGACAGAAGTAAAAGCAGATCAAAATGGGAACTTCAGTTTAGAAATACCACATAAATCGTATGGCGATTACATTGGATTAGTTATCTCTGTAACGGCAAAAGATGCAGCTGGGAATGTGAGTGTTGCAACTGAAACAGTCGTTTTAAACAAATAA
- a CDS encoding LysE family translocator — protein MDSTIYLSFIGVSLLLIIAPGPDNIFVMAQSISFGKKEGIATACGLCSGVTIYTLAASIGLSAILYKSDVAFSILKYLGAFYLLYLAYQAFRSSNEVGSFTKPKKQTLPNLYRRGFLMNVLNPKVSLFFLAFLPQFIDKSGMAVPLQMIVLGLTFMVLTLIVFSIIAFFAGSLGEKLLQNEKSSKIINLAQGIIFTGIGLKLFFMDR, from the coding sequence TTGGATTCAACGATTTACTTGTCGTTTATTGGTGTGTCCTTATTATTAATAATTGCACCTGGGCCTGATAATATTTTTGTTATGGCACAAAGCATTTCATTTGGTAAAAAAGAAGGAATTGCAACCGCATGTGGCCTTTGTTCAGGCGTTACAATCTATACACTTGCTGCTTCAATTGGACTATCCGCCATCTTGTATAAATCAGATGTTGCTTTTTCCATTTTAAAATACTTAGGTGCTTTTTATTTACTGTACTTAGCGTATCAAGCCTTTCGTTCAAGCAATGAAGTAGGCTCATTCACGAAACCAAAAAAACAAACTTTACCAAATTTATATCGTCGCGGATTTTTAATGAATGTACTAAATCCAAAAGTTTCTTTATTCTTCCTAGCGTTTTTGCCTCAATTTATAGACAAAAGCGGTATGGCAGTTCCTCTACAGATGATTGTTTTAGGTTTAACTTTTATGGTATTAACTCTCATTGTATTTTCAATTATAGCTTTTTTTGCAGGTAGCTTAGGTGAAAAATTGTTACAAAATGAGAAATCATCTAAAATTATCAATCTAGCACAAGGCATTATTTTTACAGGAATTGGATTAAAACTATTCTTTATGGATCGATAA